In Corynebacterium frankenforstense DSM 45800, the DNA window CGCGCGCGACGACCGCGCACCGCTCGAGGCCGATGACCTGGTGCTCGTCGGCAGTCCGGGGGTGGACGCGAAAAACGCCGGCGAGCTCTCACTCGCCGGCGCAGGCGGGGTGCACGCGATCACGTCCGCGTCCGACCCCATCGGCCTGACCGTCGACGCCCGCGACGGGGTGCACGGGCGGGACCCGACGTCCCCCGGCTTCGGGGCGCGCGTGTGGCACGCGGGCCGGGGCGTGGACCACAGCGGTTACTGGGCGGACCCGGTCACGCTCGCCGCGCTCGCGGCGATCACGCGTGGTCCGGGCGATTCGACCGGCGTCTACGCGCCCCGGGGCTCCACATGACCACGGCCGTAGACCGCGGCACGGGCACCAGCTCGCCGCCGCGCGTCCGGGCGGTGTGCGCCTCGCGCAGCGCCTCGTTCTCGGCCTCGAGATCGTCGACGCGGCGCCGCAGTTCCGCGTTCTCGCGGTCGAGGTCCAGGATCGCCTTGATCCCGGCGAGGTTCACGCCGTCGACCTGGCTGAGCTTCTGCACCCTGCGCAGCAGCGCGACGTCCTCACGCGAGTAGCGCCGCCCGCCGCCGCGGGTGCGCGCGGGGGTCACCAGGCCGAGGCGGTCGTAGGTGCGCAGCGTCTGGGCGTGCATGCCGGAGAGCTGCGCGGCCACGGAGATCACGAAGACCTCCTCGGTGACCGGCTCTTCCTTGTCACTCATCGCCGCGCCCCCTCCCAGTCGGCCCGCGGGTCGAAGCCGGACTCCCGCTCGGCCTGCGCGTAGGTGCGCAGCGCGGAGGTCGCGGCCGCGTCCAGGTGGGTCGGCACGTTCACCTCGACGGTGACCAGCAGGTCGCCGCCGTTGATGCCGCGGCCACGCACCCGCAGGGTGCGCCCGTCGCGGGTACCGGCGGGGATCTTCACGCGCACC includes these proteins:
- a CDS encoding heat shock protein transcriptional repressor HspR; translated protein: MSDKEEPVTEEVFVISVAAQLSGMHAQTLRTYDRLGLVTPARTRGGGRRYSREDVALLRRVQKLSQVDGVNLAGIKAILDLDRENAELRRRVDDLEAENEALREAHTARTRGGELVPVPRSTAVVMWSPGARRRRSNRPDHA